The genomic region TGGGCGGGAACTGAGCCGGGAAGGGATCCTGGAATTTGTTAACATCAAAACCTTTTGGGTGAAGTAATGGAGGAGCAGATGGAACCGGAGGACTCCACTGCATCTGCGGCAGCGGATTCTTTTATCGTGCCCCGCACGACGCGTAGCGTCATCAAACTGGATCAATTCCTGAAGCTAACGGGAGTTGTCCCCACTGGCGGGCAGGCGAAGCAGTTGATCCTGACGGGGCAGGTGCAGG from Thermostichus vulcanus str. 'Rupite' harbors:
- a CDS encoding RNA-binding S4 domain-containing protein — its product is MEPEDSTASAAADSFIVPRTTRSVIKLDQFLKLTGVVPTGGQAKQLILTGQVQVNGQVETRRGRKLRFGDEVVALGQLWQVRWDTEVDPDPSPTD